A stretch of the Corynebacterium maris DSM 45190 genome encodes the following:
- a CDS encoding ThiF family adenylyltransferase, with product MSPEQVARYRRQITLGGFGAAGQEKLIDAHVAVIGAGGLGSPALLYLAGAGVGRVTIIDDDVVDLSNLHRQVIHTVDGIGMPKTRSAADAMAALNPHVDVRLVQERLTWDNAQEIFQGVDVIMDGADNFDTRHIASTAAARLGVPHVWGSILGFEAQLSVFWAGRGPVYEDLFPAPPAPGQVPSCSQAGVLGPVVGVVGSSMAMEALKVLTGVGEPLVGQLGYYDSMSGRWEYIPVAGDPAVTQRLLEEDPARQAPAVPVSAPAVEEVDEVPEGAVLIDVREPEEVANFAIPGSVNVPLGEILEGRTPEEIAGAGERDVVVYCAGGVRSARAVAALGERGVAGLLSLRGGIDRWLDQRG from the coding sequence CTGAGCCCCGAGCAGGTCGCGCGCTACCGCCGGCAGATCACCTTGGGCGGGTTCGGCGCTGCGGGGCAGGAGAAACTTATCGACGCCCACGTGGCCGTCATCGGCGCCGGCGGCCTCGGCTCCCCCGCGCTGCTGTACCTAGCGGGCGCGGGTGTGGGCCGGGTGACGATCATCGACGATGACGTCGTGGACTTGTCGAACCTGCACCGCCAGGTCATCCACACGGTCGACGGCATCGGCATGCCCAAGACCCGCTCCGCGGCAGACGCCATGGCGGCGCTGAACCCGCACGTGGACGTCCGCCTCGTGCAGGAGCGCCTGACCTGGGACAACGCCCAGGAAATCTTCCAGGGCGTGGACGTGATCATGGACGGCGCCGACAACTTCGACACCCGCCACATCGCCTCCACCGCCGCCGCCCGCCTGGGCGTGCCGCACGTGTGGGGCTCCATCCTCGGCTTCGAGGCACAGCTCAGCGTGTTCTGGGCCGGACGCGGCCCGGTCTACGAGGACCTCTTCCCCGCTCCCCCGGCGCCCGGCCAGGTGCCCAGCTGCTCCCAGGCGGGCGTGCTGGGCCCCGTCGTCGGCGTGGTGGGTTCTTCGATGGCGATGGAGGCGCTCAAGGTGCTCACCGGGGTGGGCGAGCCGCTGGTGGGCCAGCTCGGCTACTACGACTCCATGAGCGGGAGGTGGGAGTACATCCCCGTCGCCGGCGACCCCGCGGTCACGCAGCGGCTGCTGGAAGAAGACCCGGCGCGCCAGGCCCCGGCAGTGCCGGTCAGCGCCCCGGCGGTCGAGGAGGTCGACGAGGTGCCGGAGGGCGCGGTGCTCATCGACGTCCGGGAGCCGGAGGAGGTGGCGAACTTCGCCATCCCCGGCTCCGTGAACGTGCCCTTGGGCGAGATTCTGGAGGGACGCACGCCGGAGGAGATCGCGGGCGCGGGCGAGCGGGACGTGGTGGTCTATTGCGCGGGCGGGGTGCGCTCTGCGCGGGCGGTCGCGGCACTCGGTGAACGCGGCGTGGCCGGGCTGCTCAGCCTGCGCGGCGGCATCGACCGCTGGCTGGATCAGCGGGGTTAG
- a CDS encoding molybdopterin synthase catalytic subunit, which yields MSTNNDPAYVAEQTGKVIAAMMTAEPLEQMIDEAKEDTVTRAMGALVTFEGVVRDHDGGERVASLTYSAHPTADDRIAEVTASVIEAHPNTRLWTAHRTGQLQIGETAFLVVAAAAHRGDAFAAGAELADRVKAEVPIWKEQELLAGPSTWVGLE from the coding sequence ATGAGCACTAATAATGACCCTGCGTACGTGGCGGAGCAGACCGGAAAAGTCATCGCCGCGATGATGACGGCCGAGCCGCTGGAGCAGATGATCGACGAGGCGAAGGAGGACACCGTCACCCGCGCGATGGGTGCGCTGGTGACTTTCGAGGGCGTGGTGCGCGATCACGACGGCGGCGAGCGCGTCGCGTCGTTGACGTATTCGGCGCACCCGACCGCCGACGACAGGATCGCGGAGGTCACCGCCAGCGTCATCGAGGCGCACCCGAACACGCGCCTGTGGACCGCGCACCGCACGGGTCAGCTGCAGATCGGCGAGACCGCGTTTCTGGTGGTGGCGGCCGCCGCGCACCGCGGGGACGCGTTCGCCGCGGGCGCGGAGCTGGCGGACCGGGTCAAGGCCGAGGTGCCGATCTGGAAGGAGCAGGAGCTGCTCGCCGGGCCGTCGACCTGGGTGGGGTTGGAGTGA
- a CDS encoding MogA/MoaB family molybdenum cofactor biosynthesis protein yields MARTGLVIVASTRAAAGEYEDRSGPIAVEFLRSKGFETPAATVVADAQIQQTVDELFADPDALPNVVLTSGGTGITADDRTVEAVQPHLERELPGVVQAFWAEGLKNIPTAVASRAVAGVTGTTFVMTLPGSTGGVKDGCAVLDKIVVPIVDMLEGVHEH; encoded by the coding sequence ATGGCCCGCACTGGCCTAGTCATCGTGGCGTCCACCCGCGCCGCCGCGGGAGAGTACGAGGACCGTTCCGGCCCGATCGCGGTGGAATTTCTGCGTTCGAAGGGGTTTGAGACCCCGGCGGCGACGGTGGTGGCCGACGCGCAGATCCAGCAGACCGTCGACGAGCTCTTCGCCGATCCCGACGCCCTGCCGAATGTGGTGCTGACCTCCGGGGGCACCGGGATCACCGCCGACGACCGCACGGTGGAGGCCGTGCAGCCGCACCTGGAGCGCGAGTTGCCCGGCGTGGTGCAGGCCTTCTGGGCGGAAGGACTCAAGAACATCCCCACGGCGGTCGCCTCCCGGGCGGTGGCCGGGGTGACCGGCACGACTTTCGTGATGACCCTGCCGGGATCCACCGGGGGAGTAAAAGACGGCTGCGCCGTGTTGGACAAAATAGTAGTCCCGATCGTTGACATGTTGGAAGGCGTGCATGAGCACTAA
- a CDS encoding molybdopterin molybdotransferase MoeA gives MRSPEYHLKQIRAMFPEPDVITVPLAEAAGLIAAEGIVAAHDSPRFDNSQMDGYALSVNQVAATPGTFRVGPTIPAGTDPDEVYPQGVTDAMAPVMTGAKLPRGTAGVVAVESCSPGDFPQEGDFIEVPDVAPGQFMREAGADLRSGETLLTAGTRLNAAAIATIAGQSIAEVKVFRPASIVVCTGGAEIDAPGAAAIPDSNTPMMRAQAEQYGIEVAAVVRTDDDPQALERDLARAVEEHAPTAIVTSGGISHGKFEVVRQVLERHGWFGHVTQQPGGPQGVSRIKNTPVICLPGNPVSTLVSFRLFVAPALGHAPKPVTARITTNRIGLGGRDQFLRGRVVVDTEGVQWAEILGGEGSHLIAQSIAATHLIRVPADAVLRPGDAVTVYPL, from the coding sequence ATGCGGTCGCCGGAGTACCACCTCAAGCAGATCCGGGCGATGTTCCCGGAACCGGACGTCATCACCGTGCCGCTGGCCGAGGCCGCCGGGCTGATCGCCGCCGAAGGCATCGTCGCCGCCCACGACTCGCCGCGCTTCGACAACTCGCAGATGGACGGCTACGCCCTGTCCGTCAACCAGGTCGCGGCCACCCCGGGCACCTTCCGGGTCGGGCCGACGATCCCGGCGGGCACGGACCCGGACGAGGTGTATCCGCAGGGCGTCACCGACGCGATGGCGCCGGTGATGACGGGTGCGAAGCTTCCCCGCGGCACTGCCGGCGTCGTCGCCGTGGAGTCCTGCTCCCCCGGTGACTTCCCCCAGGAAGGCGACTTCATCGAAGTCCCGGACGTCGCTCCGGGGCAGTTCATGCGGGAGGCCGGCGCGGACCTGCGCTCCGGGGAGACGCTGTTGACGGCGGGCACGCGGTTGAATGCGGCGGCGATCGCCACGATCGCGGGCCAGTCCATCGCCGAGGTGAAGGTGTTTCGGCCGGCGTCGATCGTGGTGTGCACGGGCGGGGCGGAGATCGACGCGCCCGGCGCCGCGGCGATCCCCGACTCGAACACCCCGATGATGCGGGCACAAGCGGAGCAGTACGGCATCGAGGTGGCCGCGGTGGTGCGCACGGACGACGATCCGCAGGCCTTGGAGCGCGACCTGGCCCGGGCCGTCGAGGAGCACGCCCCGACGGCGATCGTGACCTCGGGCGGCATCAGCCACGGCAAGTTCGAGGTGGTGCGCCAGGTGCTGGAGCGCCACGGCTGGTTCGGGCACGTCACCCAGCAACCGGGTGGCCCGCAGGGGGTCTCACGCATCAAGAACACGCCGGTGATCTGCCTGCCGGGTAACCCGGTGTCCACACTGGTGTCTTTCCGCCTGTTCGTCGCCCCGGCGCTGGGGCACGCGCCGAAACCGGTCACGGCCCGGATCACGACCAACCGCATCGGGCTCGGCGGCCGCGATCAGTTTCTGCGCGGCCGGGTCGTAGTGGACACCGAAGGCGTGCAGTGGGCCGAGATCCTGGGCGGGGAGGGTTCCCACCTGATCGCCCAGTCCATCGCAGCCACCCACCTGATCCGCGTCCCTGCGGACGCCGTGCTCCGGCCCGGCGACGCAGTCACCGTGTACCCGTTGTAA
- a CDS encoding MoaD/ThiS family protein, which translates to MEIHYFAAARAAAGTDRQVVDPRSGTLDELLGELAGTNPGATEAGMTLGEVFDRCTFLVDGRNSPRDTVLSGARRVDVLPPFAGG; encoded by the coding sequence ATGGAGATTCACTACTTCGCGGCCGCGCGTGCCGCCGCCGGCACCGACCGGCAGGTCGTCGACCCCCGCAGCGGCACCCTGGATGAGCTGCTGGGCGAGCTCGCCGGCACCAACCCCGGCGCCACGGAAGCCGGCATGACGTTGGGTGAGGTCTTCGACCGCTGCACCTTCCTCGTCGACGGCCGCAACAGCCCGCGCGACACCGTCCTTAGCGGCGCCCGCCGCGTGGACGTCCTCCCGCCCTTCGCCGGGGGATAG
- a CDS encoding phage holin family protein, with protein sequence MGKIINWLLDIVVTAIALWLVTVVVPGVQVLPPNQTLYADGQYDHALVFVGVAVVFLIVNAVVTPVLRTVGLPLTCLTLGLFALVINAAVFLLAGWISQQIGLGLVIEDFWQALIGAAVLAIVRVVLGFFTGPLRTRA encoded by the coding sequence ATGGGAAAGATCATCAACTGGCTGCTGGACATCGTCGTCACGGCCATCGCCTTATGGCTGGTGACCGTGGTGGTGCCGGGCGTGCAGGTCCTGCCGCCGAACCAGACGCTCTACGCCGACGGGCAATACGACCACGCCCTGGTGTTCGTGGGGGTGGCGGTGGTGTTTCTCATCGTCAACGCGGTGGTCACCCCGGTGCTGCGCACCGTCGGGTTGCCGCTGACGTGCCTGACGCTGGGGCTGTTTGCGCTGGTGATCAACGCCGCGGTCTTCCTGCTGGCGGGCTGGATCTCCCAGCAAATCGGGCTGGGGCTGGTCATCGAGGACTTCTGGCAGGCGCTGATCGGTGCGGCGGTGCTCGCGATCGTGCGGGTGGTGCTCGGCTTCTTCACCGGCCCGCTGCGCACCCGGGCCTGA
- the hisC gene encoding histidinol-phosphate transaminase, which yields MIRADLDSIPAYVPGARNDAALKVSSNETAVAPLPSAARAMAEAAAGANRYPDMGAVELKAALAEHLGLTPEQVAVGNGSSALCQQLAQITCTPGDEIIFPWRSFEAYPIFARIVGATPVAVDLLADGRHDLDAMADAITERTRLIFLCNPNNPSGQTLTQGEFDEFMAKVSADVVVGLDEAYFEYNRAEDTPVATEAIAEHPNVVGLRTFSKAYGLAGVRAGYAFGSPELMQALDKVAIPFAVSSVAQAGAIASLAAADELMERTEETVAVRDTVADELGALRSEANFVWLPGVDAQQVAAAMAEQNVLVRAFPEGVRVTVTTEDEAQRVIAAWRAAGL from the coding sequence ATGATTCGCGCTGATCTCGACTCCATTCCCGCTTATGTCCCCGGCGCCCGCAACGACGCGGCGCTGAAGGTCTCCTCCAACGAAACCGCGGTGGCGCCGCTGCCGTCCGCGGCGCGCGCCATGGCCGAGGCCGCGGCCGGGGCGAACCGCTACCCGGACATGGGCGCGGTGGAGCTGAAAGCGGCGCTGGCGGAGCACCTCGGTCTGACGCCGGAGCAGGTGGCGGTGGGCAACGGCTCCTCGGCGCTGTGCCAGCAGCTGGCCCAGATCACGTGTACCCCGGGCGACGAGATCATCTTCCCGTGGCGCAGCTTCGAGGCCTACCCCATCTTCGCGCGCATCGTCGGCGCGACGCCGGTGGCCGTGGACCTGCTTGCCGACGGCCGCCACGACCTCGACGCCATGGCCGACGCCATCACCGAACGCACCCGGCTGATTTTCCTGTGCAACCCGAACAACCCCTCGGGCCAGACCCTCACCCAGGGCGAGTTCGACGAGTTCATGGCGAAGGTCTCGGCGGACGTGGTCGTGGGCCTGGACGAGGCCTACTTCGAGTACAACCGCGCGGAAGACACCCCGGTGGCCACCGAAGCGATCGCCGAGCACCCGAACGTGGTGGGGCTGCGAACGTTTTCCAAGGCCTACGGCCTGGCCGGGGTGCGCGCGGGCTACGCCTTCGGTTCCCCGGAGTTGATGCAGGCTCTGGACAAGGTCGCGATCCCGTTCGCCGTCAGCTCCGTCGCCCAGGCCGGCGCGATCGCCTCGCTGGCCGCCGCGGACGAACTCATGGAACGCACGGAGGAGACCGTCGCGGTGCGCGATACGGTCGCCGACGAGCTGGGCGCGCTGCGCAGCGAGGCCAACTTCGTGTGGCTGCCGGGCGTCGACGCGCAACAGGTCGCCGCGGCCATGGCGGAGCAGAACGTGCTGGTGCGCGCCTTCCCGGAGGGCGTGCGCGTCACCGTGACCACCGAAGACGAAGCCCAACGAGTGATCGCGGCGTGGCGCGCCGCGGGATTGTAG
- a CDS encoding VOC family protein: MRINHGDPAWLELATHDLKEAAAFYGEVFGWRWERDTASGGVTASIDGQPVARVRPALEGAPAQWTVWLKVDDVAQATSAAVGAHGNVVSPPMRYGGLGWQAVVEDPAGAEVALWEAGREDWALGSGHGRPCWFDVLSTGFDEARSFYAAVGGWRYHYTLADGTLDTSEPLQGGYRHAVNGGQGEATAGILDAWEVGGADEGSRWLMYLAVGDVDGVCAAVAAAGGEVVEGPRTMPFGRMAEIRDPHGAEFRVLRSPGA, encoded by the coding sequence ATGCGCATCAATCACGGTGACCCTGCCTGGCTGGAACTGGCCACCCACGACCTTAAGGAGGCGGCCGCCTTCTACGGCGAGGTGTTCGGCTGGCGTTGGGAGCGCGACACGGCGTCCGGCGGGGTGACGGCGAGCATCGACGGGCAGCCGGTGGCCCGGGTCCGCCCCGCCCTGGAAGGGGCCCCGGCGCAGTGGACGGTGTGGCTCAAGGTCGACGACGTCGCGCAGGCGACCTCGGCGGCGGTCGGTGCGCACGGCAACGTCGTGTCCCCGCCGATGCGCTACGGGGGACTGGGATGGCAGGCGGTGGTCGAGGACCCCGCCGGCGCCGAGGTGGCTCTGTGGGAGGCGGGTCGGGAGGATTGGGCGCTCGGCTCCGGCCACGGCCGCCCGTGCTGGTTCGACGTGCTCAGCACCGGATTCGACGAGGCGCGCTCGTTTTATGCCGCCGTGGGCGGCTGGCGCTATCACTACACGCTTGCCGACGGCACCCTGGACACCTCCGAACCTCTGCAGGGCGGCTACCGCCACGCCGTTAACGGCGGCCAGGGTGAGGCGACCGCAGGCATCCTCGACGCCTGGGAGGTCGGCGGCGCCGACGAAGGGAGCCGGTGGTTGATGTACCTGGCGGTCGGCGACGTCGACGGGGTGTGCGCGGCGGTGGCGGCCGCCGGCGGCGAGGTGGTCGAGGGGCCGCGCACCATGCCCTTTGGCCGGATGGCTGAGATCCGGGACCCGCACGGCGCGGAATTTCGTGTCCTGCGCTCGCCGGGCGCTTAA
- a CDS encoding SLC13 family permease, whose product MSNPESTGGSTSVEELERRASGGEQTKAPDRRDWHRSLTGIILGLALAALVYMIFPQDAVETVMQSVGADPDAEYSHHAMRVVAATTVLMATWWMTEAIPLAATALIPIAVFPILQIATFSEVGSPYASATIFLFLGGFLLALGLQRWNVHRRIALGIVLLVGTSPKRLILGFMIATGFMSMWVSNTATAVIMLPIGISVLHLTAETIGGHRNQKNFATALMLAIAYSASIGSLGTLIGTPPNALLAGYMETAHDITIGFGQWMMVGVPIALIFTVIAWLVLITVFKPEMKEIPGGRELIKNELAKMGKWTYPEIMVTIIFVAAAVTWVFLPLASDWFGWDFAYDDAVVGIIAGLLMFTIPANGTTGVRLLDWKTANELPWDVLLLFGGGLSLSGMFTATGLSLWIGEVAKGLGNLPIFLLIAAVALLVLVLTEFTSNTATAATFLPIMGGVAVGIGLTTDGNEMNVMLLTIPVALSATCAFMMPVATPPNAIAYGSGYVKIGEMIKGGVWLNLIAVILITLATYFIAIPVFGLTV is encoded by the coding sequence ATGAGCAACCCTGAGTCCACCGGCGGATCGACCTCCGTCGAAGAGCTAGAGCGCCGGGCCTCCGGCGGTGAACAGACCAAGGCGCCCGACCGCCGCGACTGGCACCGCAGCCTCACCGGCATCATCCTCGGCCTGGCCCTGGCCGCGCTGGTCTACATGATCTTCCCGCAGGACGCGGTGGAGACGGTCATGCAGTCGGTCGGCGCCGATCCGGACGCCGAGTACAGCCACCACGCTATGCGCGTGGTGGCGGCCACCACCGTCCTGATGGCCACCTGGTGGATGACCGAGGCCATCCCGCTGGCTGCCACCGCCCTGATCCCGATCGCTGTGTTCCCGATCCTGCAGATCGCCACCTTCAGCGAGGTCGGTAGCCCGTACGCCTCCGCGACGATCTTCCTCTTCCTCGGCGGCTTCCTGCTGGCCCTGGGGCTGCAGCGCTGGAACGTGCACCGCCGCATCGCCCTGGGCATCGTCCTGCTCGTGGGCACCAGCCCGAAGCGCCTGATCCTCGGCTTCATGATCGCCACCGGCTTCATGTCGATGTGGGTGTCCAACACCGCCACCGCCGTGATCATGCTGCCCATCGGCATCTCCGTGCTGCACCTGACCGCGGAAACCATCGGCGGACACCGCAACCAGAAGAATTTCGCCACCGCCCTGATGCTGGCGATCGCCTACTCCGCGTCGATCGGCTCCCTGGGCACCCTGATCGGCACCCCGCCCAACGCCCTGCTGGCCGGCTACATGGAGACCGCCCACGACATCACCATCGGCTTCGGCCAGTGGATGATGGTCGGCGTCCCGATCGCGCTGATCTTCACGGTCATCGCCTGGCTGGTCCTGATCACCGTGTTCAAGCCGGAGATGAAGGAGATCCCGGGCGGGCGCGAGCTGATCAAAAACGAGCTGGCCAAGATGGGCAAGTGGACCTACCCGGAGATCATGGTCACCATCATCTTCGTGGCCGCCGCCGTGACCTGGGTGTTCCTGCCCCTGGCCAGCGACTGGTTCGGCTGGGACTTCGCCTACGACGACGCCGTCGTCGGCATCATCGCCGGCCTGCTGATGTTCACCATCCCGGCCAACGGCACAACCGGCGTCCGCCTGCTCGACTGGAAGACCGCCAACGAACTGCCCTGGGACGTGCTCCTGCTGTTCGGTGGCGGGCTGTCGCTGTCCGGCATGTTCACCGCCACCGGCCTGTCCCTGTGGATCGGTGAAGTGGCCAAGGGCCTGGGCAACCTGCCGATCTTCCTGCTCATCGCCGCCGTGGCCCTGCTGGTCCTGGTGCTCACCGAGTTCACCTCCAACACCGCCACCGCCGCGACCTTCCTGCCGATCATGGGCGGCGTCGCCGTCGGCATCGGCCTGACCACCGACGGCAACGAGATGAACGTCATGCTGCTGACCATCCCGGTCGCGCTGTCCGCCACCTGTGCCTTCATGATGCCGGTCGCCACCCCGCCGAACGCCATCGCCTACGGCTCCGGCTACGTCAAGATCGGCGAGATGATCAAGGGCGGCGTGTGGCTGAACCTCATCGCCGTCATCCTGATCACCCTGGCGACCTACTTCATCGCCATCCCCGTCTTCGGGCTGACCGTCTAA
- the mgtE gene encoding magnesium transporter, whose amino-acid sequence MSEHAQRTDRADEAITRLEQIVREGDDVAPQRAREMSTLLEAIPLKDVVNLIERLTPVRAALILRLLPRRQSIAVFDALNAGHQADLVDALGTDSLAAFFEVLEPDDRVSLLDELPAEIAELLMRSLDESDHGLTNVILGYPKGSMGRHMSPAVPMVRVTATAGDALTALREQNDRVETIYTVPVVTDDRKLVGVTSLRQLLMAAPEEPVASLMDRPIYAHTSDEDEETARWFLALDLLALPVVDDSTRLVGLLSIDDAVDIIEDADHEDTARSGGSEPLQQPYLTTPVWRLVRSRIVWLGVLAVSALLTVSVLDAFEDALAAAVVLSLFIPLITGTGGNTGNQAATTVTRSLALGDVRKRDVLPVMWRETRVGLLLGAMLGVFFGVLLGVFYGASIGVVLGVTLFAVCTLAATVGGIMPLVAKAVGADPAVFSNPFITTFVDAAGLIIYFLIAKAVLGV is encoded by the coding sequence ATGTCGGAGCATGCGCAGCGCACGGACCGCGCGGATGAGGCCATCACGCGGCTCGAACAGATCGTGCGGGAAGGCGACGACGTCGCGCCCCAGCGCGCCCGGGAAATGTCCACGCTGCTGGAAGCCATCCCGCTCAAAGACGTCGTCAACCTGATCGAACGCCTGACGCCGGTGCGCGCGGCCCTGATCCTGCGGCTGTTGCCCAGACGGCAATCGATCGCCGTCTTCGACGCCCTCAACGCCGGGCACCAGGCCGACCTCGTCGACGCCCTGGGCACCGACTCCCTGGCCGCCTTCTTCGAGGTGCTCGAACCCGACGATCGGGTCTCCCTGCTCGACGAGTTGCCCGCCGAGATCGCTGAGCTGCTCATGCGCAGCCTCGACGAATCCGACCACGGGCTCACCAACGTCATCCTCGGCTACCCCAAAGGCTCCATGGGGCGGCACATGTCTCCCGCGGTGCCCATGGTGCGCGTCACCGCCACCGCCGGGGACGCCCTGACGGCGCTGCGGGAGCAAAACGACCGGGTGGAAACGATCTACACCGTCCCCGTGGTCACCGACGACCGCAAGCTCGTCGGCGTCACCAGCCTGCGCCAGCTGCTCATGGCGGCGCCGGAAGAGCCCGTGGCCAGCCTGATGGACCGGCCCATCTACGCCCACACCAGCGACGAGGACGAAGAAACCGCCCGCTGGTTCCTGGCCTTGGACCTGCTCGCCCTGCCCGTGGTCGACGACTCCACCCGGCTGGTCGGCCTGTTGTCCATCGACGACGCCGTCGACATCATCGAAGACGCCGACCACGAGGACACCGCCCGCTCCGGCGGCTCCGAGCCGCTGCAACAGCCCTACCTGACCACCCCGGTGTGGCGGCTCGTGCGCTCCCGCATCGTCTGGCTGGGCGTGCTGGCGGTCTCCGCCCTGCTGACGGTCAGCGTCCTCGACGCCTTCGAAGACGCCCTCGCCGCGGCCGTCGTGCTCAGCCTGTTCATCCCCCTGATCACCGGCACGGGCGGCAACACCGGCAACCAGGCCGCCACCACCGTCACCCGCTCCCTGGCGCTCGGCGACGTACGCAAACGAGACGTGCTCCCCGTGATGTGGCGAGAAACGCGGGTGGGACTCCTGCTCGGGGCGATGCTGGGCGTGTTCTTCGGCGTCCTGCTCGGCGTCTTCTACGGCGCCTCCATCGGGGTGGTGCTGGGAGTGACGCTGTTTGCGGTGTGCACCCTGGCCGCCACGGTCGGCGGCATCATGCCGCTGGTGGCCAAGGCCGTGGGCGCGGACCCGGCGGTGTTCTCCAACCCGTTCATCACCACCTTCGTGGACGCGGCCGGGCTGATCATCTACTTCCTCATCGCCAAGGCAGTCCTCGGGGTGTGA